In the genome of Mauremys mutica isolate MM-2020 ecotype Southern chromosome 8, ASM2049712v1, whole genome shotgun sequence, one region contains:
- the PCSK9 gene encoding proprotein convertase subtilisin/kexin type 9, with protein MGRCPRALLLLLGTLALLAPGRAAEDEYDELVLSFPSEEENQTEVAKHLGSAAFYRTSKDMWRLPGQYIVVLKEETHKSQTERTIRRLQARAAKHGYLTKILHIFQDLFQGFLVKMSSDVLDMALRLPHVDYIEEDSYVFAQSIPWNLGRIVPAQYKSGEYNPPNKGDLVEVYLLDTSIQSNHREIEGRVFVTDFENVPEEDGTRFHRQASKCDSHGTHMAGVVSGRDAGVAKGASVRSLRVLNCQGKGTVSGTLIGLEFIKKTLTAQPYTPLVVLLPFAGGYSRVLNAACRLMVQTGVVMIAAAGNYKEDACLYSPASEPEVITVGATDFQDQPASMGALGTNFGRCVDVFAPGDDIIGASSDCSTCFTSQSGTSQAAAHVAGIAAMILNTDSALTLSELRQRLIHFSTKNVINEAWFPENQRLVTPNRVAGLPSTPLAGEQLYCRSVWSAQSGSTRSATGVVRCSGNEEMLSCSSFSTNGKRRGERIEVHGGRKQCVAHNAFGGHGVYAIARCCIWPKADCQIHTRSPTVDGTSTTGVGCSKENHVLTGCSSHSLAGEFSDNVRPVLRMETGHHQCVGRTDVTLHTSCCHAPHIECQVKEHSPVGFQEKVAVSCDEGWTLTGCNAYSWGPGTLGAYAVDDTCVVMSALAGKGAAAIATCCRSRHLENDKHSSNYK; from the exons GACATGTGGAGATTACCCGGGCAGTACATAGTGGTGCTGAAGGAGGAAACTCATAAATCCCAGACAGAGAGAACCATCCGCAGGCTGCAAGCTCGAGCAGCGAAGCACGGCTACCTAACCAAAATCCTTCACATCTTCCAGGATCTGTTCCAGGGATTTCTTGTTAAGATGAGCAGTGATGTGCTGGATATG GCTTTGCGGCTGCCGCATGTTGATTACATTGAAGAGGACTCCTACGTGTTTGCTCAGAGCATCCCCTGGAACCTCGGCCGGATCGTCCCGGCACAGTACAAGTCTGGCGAATATAATCCTCCCA ATAAAGGAGATCTGGTTGAGGTTTACCTGCTAGACACCAGCATCCAGAGCAACCATCGGGAGATAGAGGGCAGAGTGTTTGTGACGGACTTCGAGAATGTGCCAGAGGAGGACGGCACACGCTTTCACAGACAG GCCAGCAAGTGCGACAGCCACGGGACCCACATGGCCGGGGTGGTGAGCGGGAGGGACGCTGGCGTGGCTAAGGGAGCCAGCGTTCGCAGCCTTCGGGTGCTGAATTGCCAAGGCAAAGGCACGGTCAGTGGGACCCTGATTG GCCTGGAGTTTATCAAGAAGACCCTGACTGCCCAGCCCTACACCCCCTTGGTGGTGTTGCTCCCTTTTGCTGGAGGCTACAGCCGTGTTTTGAATGCAGCTTGTCGGCTGATGGTGCAGACGGGGGTGGTCATGATTGCTGCAGCTGGCAACTACAAGGAGGATGCCTGCCTGTACTCACCTGCATCTGAACCAGAG GTGATCACTGTCGGGGCAACCGACTTCCAGGACCAGCCTGCCTCCATGGGAGCCTTAGGAACAAACTTTGGCCGGTGTGTGGATGTCTTTGCCCCGGGTGACGATATCATAGGGGCCTCCAGCGACTGCAGCACCTGCTTCACTTCCCAGAGTGGGACGTCCCAAGCTGCTGCCCACGTGGCAG GCATCGCAGCCATGATTCTGAACACTGACTCTGCGCTGACGCTCTCCGAGCTGAGGCAAAGGCTAATTCATTTCTCCACCAAGAACGTGATCAATGAGGCTTGGTTTCCTGAAAACCAGCGGCTGGTCACACCCAACAGAGTGGCAGGACTGCCCAGCACACCCCTAGCAG GTGAGCAGCTGTACTGCCGCTCCGTGTGGTCTGCCCAGTCCGGGTCGACGCGCTCTGCCACGGGCGTCGTGCGCTGCAGTGGGAACGAGGAGATGCTCAGCTGCTCAAGCTTCTCCACGAACGGCAAGCGGCGAGGAGAGCGTATCGAG GTGCATGGAGGCAGGAAGCAGTGTGTGGCTCACAATGCGTTTGGCGGCCATGGTGTCTACGCAATAGCGAGGTGTTGCATTTGGCCCAAAGCTGACTGCCAGATTCACACCCGCTCCCCGACTGTGGATGGTACTTCTACAACTGGAGTGGGCTGCTCCAAGGAGAACCACGTTTTGACAG GTTGTAGCTCCCATTCTCTTGCTGGAGAGTTTAGTGACAACGTCAGACCCGTTCTAAGGATGGAGACCGGACACCACCAATGCGTAGGTAGAACGGATGTGACCTTGCATACTTCCTGCTGCCACGCCCCCCACATTGAATGCCAGGTGAAGGAACACTCACCTGTGGGCTTCCAAGAAAAG GTGGCCGTGTCCTGTGATGAAGGCTGGACTCTGACAGGATGCAATGCATATTCCTGGGGTCCTGGCACCCTTGGCGCCTACGCCGTGGATGACACTTGTGTGGTAATGAGCGCTCTCGCTGGCAAAGGGGCAGCGGCCATCGCCACTTGCTGCAGAAGCAGACATTTGGAAAACGACAAGCACTCTTCCAACTACAAGTGA